A single window of Synechococcus sp. CBW1004 DNA harbors:
- a CDS encoding DnaJ domain-containing protein → MSRSFPQDPPGAAAQDHWQILGLSPGADAVALKRAFREQARRWHPDLNGNDPVAEERFKQVNEAYAVLSDPVRRRAWERGEDLSGGEPPDPFASGFPDFEDYLAELDGGRSARADRDWGEPSRPAGRRSDEPAQESPVDPGRPQRQPEHGEPPTSETRGWVATAPPSPPPVQAAGDQESLVELTPEQALHGERVELELPDGTLVEVRTPPLAGDGWRLRLAGVAPGGGDHFLQLRVRTSEGLRIDGLRVLYPLDLTPAEAVLGTQVVVPTLEGPVRLRVPPGSSSGRLLRLRGRGQRLGERHGDQLVEVRIAVDEQAGDAELALYRRLRELELERCGATGEE, encoded by the coding sequence GTGAGTCGCTCCTTTCCCCAGGATCCCCCCGGCGCCGCCGCCCAGGATCACTGGCAGATCCTCGGCCTCTCACCCGGGGCCGACGCGGTCGCTCTCAAGCGAGCCTTCCGGGAGCAGGCCCGGCGCTGGCATCCGGATCTCAACGGCAACGACCCGGTCGCCGAGGAGCGCTTCAAGCAGGTCAACGAGGCCTATGCCGTGCTCTCCGACCCGGTGCGTCGCCGCGCCTGGGAGCGGGGTGAGGATCTCTCCGGCGGCGAACCCCCCGATCCGTTCGCCAGCGGCTTCCCCGACTTCGAGGACTATCTCGCGGAGCTGGATGGTGGCCGCTCCGCCAGGGCTGATCGCGACTGGGGCGAGCCGTCCAGGCCTGCAGGCCGGCGGAGTGACGAGCCGGCCCAGGAGTCCCCTGTCGATCCGGGGCGGCCGCAGCGTCAGCCGGAGCACGGCGAGCCGCCCACCAGCGAAACGCGTGGCTGGGTCGCCACCGCACCTCCCTCGCCGCCGCCGGTTCAGGCCGCGGGCGATCAGGAGAGCCTGGTGGAGCTCACTCCCGAGCAGGCCCTGCATGGGGAGCGGGTCGAGCTGGAGCTCCCCGACGGCACGCTCGTGGAGGTGCGCACGCCCCCGCTGGCCGGCGACGGCTGGCGGCTGCGCCTCGCCGGCGTGGCTCCCGGAGGCGGTGATCACTTTCTGCAGCTGCGGGTGCGCACCTCCGAGGGCCTGCGCATCGACGGTCTGCGGGTGCTCTATCCACTGGATCTCACGCCGGCCGAGGCCGTTCTGGGCACCCAGGTGGTGGTCCCCACCCTGGAGGGTCCGGTGCGCCTGCGCGTACCACCCGGATCCTCCAGCGGCCGCCTGCTGCGCCTGCGGGGCCGTGGCCAGCGCCTCGGCGAACGCCACGGTGACCAGCTCGTCGAGGTGCGCATCGCCGTTGATGAGCAGGCCGGCGATGCCGAGCTGGCCCTCTACCGCCGTCTGCGGGAGCTGGAACTGGAGCGGTGTGGCGCGACCGGCGAGGAATGA
- a CDS encoding DUF3110 domain-containing protein, translating into MSLREPQERVHVLLFDAGGDQEGIHSLELGGRTVVLLFEDPDDAERYAGLLEAQDFPVPSVEALDRRELEQFCTEAGYEARFVPAGFHPRSDEDRLLIAPPERNMDVSTWQEQVSGDPADGAASPSQLEDDEASGGSDPELEAFRRRLEGLL; encoded by the coding sequence GTGAGTCTCAGAGAGCCCCAGGAGCGGGTGCATGTGCTGCTGTTCGATGCCGGCGGTGATCAGGAGGGCATCCATTCGCTCGAGCTGGGCGGCCGCACCGTGGTGCTGCTGTTCGAGGATCCCGATGACGCTGAGCGCTATGCCGGCCTGCTGGAAGCCCAGGACTTCCCGGTGCCCAGCGTCGAGGCCCTGGACCGCCGCGAGCTGGAGCAGTTCTGCACCGAGGCCGGCTACGAGGCCCGCTTCGTGCCCGCCGGCTTCCATCCCCGCAGCGATGAGGACCGGCTGCTGATCGCGCCGCCTGAACGCAACATGGATGTCAGCACCTGGCAGGAACAGGTGAGCGGCGATCCCGCCGACGGCGCCGCCAGCCCCTCCCAGTTGGAGGATGACGAGGCGTCCGGTGGTTCCGATCCCGAACTGGAAGCCTTCCGTCGTCGCCTCGAGGGTCTGCTGTGA